A DNA window from Drosophila pseudoobscura strain MV-25-SWS-2005 chromosome 2, UCI_Dpse_MV25, whole genome shotgun sequence contains the following coding sequences:
- the Sas-6 gene encoding spindle assembly abnormal protein 6 homolog has protein sequence MWTPGNGDSFENMDYSKSVVTIMPSVEMLVCFSHDMMRAKKACLLYAEKIDFKEMMQLRLAEKTDQRHMYITTVDSTSFHELKQDQSLNVTFAGFMDNVVRMLKDCQLGKLELHLASRDPNGSDFQLQFVEIRSFKNLIHLCLPCRSAPLNTVLYYINIMLDASHKKCFLLEQSVQQAQLELNSQQAHMDRVGAENKKLREALAENTHRLEEKHAAELLQMQEKVAKVNEQRSNELERNRRSISSIQTQLEKAIADRSDTQIALEQADKRNKALSDELSSCKSRMCSLKEQNDKLHAETISAKKHERKLEYKIEDLKQHTVELQEHIQQGNKEKANIAAELEAEKKILHTKRQALEIASEEIAKANQIILKQNQEILGHKKTIGWRTEVALQQEKAIKEKETLLSLRENEIRQARATIKELREEIPQQLQSMRQFANTLEKKYSKQILTLKERLSSTCSGKENRR, from the exons ATGTGGACGCCAGGCAATGGGGACAGTTTCGAAAATATGGATTACAGCAAGAGCGTAGTGACCATTATGCCGAGCGTGGAAATGCTGGTCTGCTTCTCGCACGACATGATGCGCGCCAAAAAGGCTTGTTTACTGTACGCTGAAAAAATTGACTTCAAGGAGATGATG CAACTCCGATTAGCCGAGAAAACTGATCAGCGTCACATGTATATTACGACTGTGGACAGTACATCCTTTCACGAGCTGAAGCAGGATCAATCCCTGAATGTGACCTTCGCCGGGTTCATGGACAATGTGGTGCGCATGCTTAAAGACTGCCAGTTGGGTAAATTGGAGCTGCACCTGGCCTCTCGGGATCCAAACGGCTCCGACTTCCAGCTGCAGTTTGTGGAAATAAGATCGTTTAAGAACCTCATACACCTGTGTTTGCCCTGCCGATCTGCACCCTTAAACACGGTCCTTTACTACATAAATATCATGCTAGATGCCTCCCACAAGAAATGCTTTTTGCTGGAGCAGAGCGTTCAGCAGGCACAGCTAGAATTAAATTCCCAGCAGGCGCACATGGACAGAGTGGGggcggaaaacaaaaaactaagaGAGGCATTGGCTGAGAATACGCACAGACTGGAGGAGAAACACGCTGCTGAGCTGCTCCAAATGCAGGAGAAAGTGGCCAAGGTGAACGAGCAGCGCAGCAACGAGTTGGAACGCAATCGCAGATCGATCTCCAGCATCCAGACACAGTTGGAGAAGGCAATCGCTGATAGATCCGACACACAGATAGCCCTAGAACAGGCCGACAAGCGCAACAAAGCATTAAGTGATGAGCTATCCAGCTGCAAGTCCCGCATGTGCAGCCTAAAAGAGCAAAACGATAAGCTCCATGCCGAAACAATCAGTGCCAAGAAGCACGAGCGCAAATTGGAGTACAAAATCGAAGACCTCAAGCAGCACACCGTTGAACTGCAGGAACACATTCAGCAGGGAAATAAGGAAAAGGCCAACATTGCCGCTGAGCTGGAAGCGGAGAAGAAGATTTTGCACACCAAGCGGCAAGCGCTGGAAATAGCATCCGAGGAGATTGCCAAGGCCAATCAGATAATCCTTAAGCAAAACCAGGAGATCCTTGGCCACAAAAAAACCATAGGCTGGCGCACAGAGGTGGCTCTCCAGCAGGAAAAGGCCATTAAGGAAAAGGAAACATTGTTGTCTCTACGCGAGAATGAGATTCGGCAAGCGCGTGCAACAATCAAAGAGCTACGCGAGGAAATCCCACAGCAACTGCAATCCATGCGACAGTTTGCCAACACCCTGGAGAAAAAGTACTCAAAAC AGATACTCACACTGAAGGAACGTTTATCATCAACGTGTAGCGGAAAGGAGAACCGCCGCTAG
- the LOC6896712 gene encoding hyphally regulated cell wall protein 1: MSTAKVFVGSLPSGCKPDELRRLFSNYGAVVEADVMNRCGFVHLETSDMADAAIAALNGTLFKGVSIVVEAGRPKERSRNGAGSRVPPSVGGGSGRRSLEGQGAASNNRRDGGGSGGGRYGNEGGFNSSGNQFGPIRNETNFRQQRNAPYSKGPPPQQTSNESSQGYRNKFSVGSNGGASSGGRNGDGGRFGSNRFQHRDNNDGPGSSNANRGAPQGPLGPRRNIKNSPSSNNDFLAGSSSFNNPRGGTGVGPAHSVRQDRRGFALPVEQQQMTFGVQQNRFRNGSSTGNRNSSGVNGADPQGRRGSYNDRGGFNARRGAANNEHNRPQRQGGDSNKPGGADRHDHSAYQTEFPPLGGRQEGGRGGGTVHRNRFNGPRPGPNNMGGNRRF, translated from the exons atgtct ACTGCGAAAGTCTTCGTTGGCAGCCTGCCGTCTGGCTGCAAACCGGACGAGCTCAGACGCCTCTTTTCAAACTATGGAGCTGTCGTTGAGGCAGATGTTATGAATCGATGTGGATTCGTACATTTAGAGACTTCCGACATGGCCGATGCAGCCATAGCGGCCCTCAATGGAACACTGTTCAAAGGAGTTTCAATTGTGGTTGAAGCAGGCAGGCCAAAAGAAAGAAGCAGAAATGGAGCCGGCAGTCGTGTCCCGCCAAGTGTCGGTGGTGGCTCGGGACGCAGATCCTTGGAAG GTCAAGGAGCTGCATCCAACAACAGGCGCGATGGTGGTGGGAGCGGAGGTGGTAGATATGGCAATGAAGGTGGATTCAACTCGAGTGGCAATCAGTTTGGGCCCATAAGGAATGAGACAAATTTTAGACAGCAGCGGAATGCACCATACAGCAAGGGACCACCACCCCAGCAGACTTCGAACGAGTCCTCTCAAGGATATAGGAACAAATTCAGTGTGGGAAGCAATGGAGGGGCTAGTAGCGGTGGTAGAAACGGTGATGGTGGTCGCTTTGGCAGCAACCGGTTTCAACACAGGGATAATAATGACGGGCCGGGATCTAGCAATGCCAATAGAGGAGCTCCCCAAGGGCCCCTTGGCCCCAGGAGGAACATCAAAAATAGTCCGTCTAGTAACAATGACTTTCTTGCTGGAAGCTCTAGCTTTAACAATCCGAGGGGGGGCACAGGTGTGGGTCCAGCGCATAGTGTAAGGCAAGATCGTCGTGGTTTCGCCTTGCCAGTGGAGCAACAGCAAATGACCTTCGGTGTACAGCAAAATCGCTTtcgcaatggcagcagcactGGCAATCGCAATAGTTCAGGAGTGAACGG TGCTGATCCGCAAGGTAGACGTGGGAGCTACAATGACCGCGGTGGATTTAACGCTAGACGTGGTGCAGCCAACAATGAGCACAATAGACCACAGCGTCAAGGAGGCGACTCCAACAAGCCCGGAGGAGCAGATCGACACGATCACAGTGCATATCAAACAGAGTTTCCTCCGCTGGGAGGAAGGCAAGAAGGCGGCCGTGGGGGAGGGACAGTGCATCGAAACCG CTTCAACGGGCCCAGACCTGGACCAAATAACATGGGCGGAAATAGAAGATTTTGA
- the Acph-1 gene encoding prostatic acid phosphatase isoform X1, giving the protein MYILSCSWSRTLLTSLALKMWNQIQPVCCAKALVVIGVICVLSFGIGNAVHIPAYGSSEGATRPPDQLATLPGQLKFAHVIFRHGDRTPVDPYPTDPWNNIKFWPTGWGQLTNRGKEQHYELGKWLRNRYQSLLSSRYTNEDIFVQSTDVDRALMSAQSALSGLYEPQGNDIWNPRIDWQPIPVHTIPEKDDSILAMKASCPAYDYELATQEASSEFQALNERYRELFFYLSQNSGRLVKSFIEAQYLNNTLFIEKLYNMTLPVWTEKVYGRADLTYVSNFAFSIGTYTRSLARLKAGPLLKDIFERFDKKFNSQLTPDRSVWIYSAHDTTIANILNSLKLFELHSPPYAACIMLEMRVDDSNTPLVSVFYKNTTAEPLPLDIPGCGLSCPLKTLVNLYQDVLPKNWESECKRSTMMMTYEEANLGAATAILIFIITVLLCASYGLMIYYRRRNYRLYTSYSPMA; this is encoded by the exons atgtatatactttcCTGCAGTTGGAGTCGGACGCTTCTGACAAGCTTAGCATTGAAAATGTGGAATCAAATTCAACCTGTCTGCTGTGCCAAGGCCTTGGTAGTGATCGGCGTGATATGTGTGCTCTCATTTGGCATAGGAAATGCCGTCCACATCCCAGCATATGGTAGCAGCGAAGGTGCGACGCGGCCCCCCGACCAGTTGGCCACGCTGCCAGGCCAGTTAAAGTTTGCGCATGTG ATATTTCGACACGGAGACCGAACGCCAGTGGACCCATATCCGACGGATCCCTGGAATAACATAAAGTTTTGGCCCACTGGTTGGGGCCAGTTAACCAAT CGGGGAAAGGAACAGCACTACGAGCTGGGCAAATGGCTGCGAAATCGATACCAATCATTGTTGAGCTCCAGATATACGAACGAGGACATCTTTGTTCAGTCCACTGACGTAGATCGTGCCTTGATGAGTGCGCAATCAGCTCTTTCTGGACTGTACGAGCCTCAAGGCAATGATATATGGAATCCCCGCATAGATTGGCAGCCTATACCTGTGCACACCATTCCCGAAAAGGACGATTCCATACTGGCCATGAAGGCGTCATGTCCAGCCTACGATTATGAGTTGGCCACGCAGGAGGCCTCATCAGAGTTCCAGGCTCTGAACGAACGATACCGCGAGCTTTTCTTCTACTTGAGTCAAAATAGCGGACGCCTCGTCAAGTCCTTTATAGAGGCTCAGTACTTGAATAACACGTTGTTTATTGAGAAACTTTACAACATGACACTGCCCGTGTGGACGGAAAAGGTCTATGGCAGAGCGGACCTCACCTACGTGTCAAATTTTGCCTTCTCAATTGGCACGTACACGCGCAGTCTGGCGAGATTAAAGGCGGGCCCCTTGCTAAAGGATATCTTCGAGCGGTTTGACAAAAAATTCAACAGTCAATTGACGCCTGATCGTTCGGTGTGGATCTACAGTGCCCATGACACAACGATTGCCAATATTTTGAATTCCCTGAAACTATTTGAGTTGCACAGTCCCCCGTACGCCGCATGCATTATGCTGGAGATGCGCGTGGATGATAGCAACACTCCGTTGGTGTCTGTGTTCTATAAGAACACCACTGCGGAGCCTCTGCCCCTGGACATACCCGGCTGTGGCTTGTCTTGCCCACTGAAAACTCTAGTCAATCTCTACCAAGACGTTCTTCCAAAGAACTGGGAGAGTGAATGCAAGCGTTCAACTATGATGATGACCTATGAGGAGGCGAACTTGGGTGCGGCGACAGCTATACTCATATTCATCATTACCGTTCTTCTGTGCGCCAGTTATGGCCTGATGATCTACTACCGTCGCCGTAATTACCGTCTGTATACATCGTACTCTCCAATGGCATAA
- the Acph-1 gene encoding prostatic acid phosphatase isoform X2, with protein sequence MWNQIQPVCCAKALVVIGVICVLSFGIGNAVHIPAYGSSEGATRPPDQLATLPGQLKFAHVIFRHGDRTPVDPYPTDPWNNIKFWPTGWGQLTNRGKEQHYELGKWLRNRYQSLLSSRYTNEDIFVQSTDVDRALMSAQSALSGLYEPQGNDIWNPRIDWQPIPVHTIPEKDDSILAMKASCPAYDYELATQEASSEFQALNERYRELFFYLSQNSGRLVKSFIEAQYLNNTLFIEKLYNMTLPVWTEKVYGRADLTYVSNFAFSIGTYTRSLARLKAGPLLKDIFERFDKKFNSQLTPDRSVWIYSAHDTTIANILNSLKLFELHSPPYAACIMLEMRVDDSNTPLVSVFYKNTTAEPLPLDIPGCGLSCPLKTLVNLYQDVLPKNWESECKRSTMMMTYEEANLGAATAILIFIITVLLCASYGLMIYYRRRNYRLYTSYSPMA encoded by the exons ATGTGGAATCAAATTCAACCTGTCTGCTGTGCCAAGGCCTTGGTAGTGATCGGCGTGATATGTGTGCTCTCATTTGGCATAGGAAATGCCGTCCACATCCCAGCATATGGTAGCAGCGAAGGTGCGACGCGGCCCCCCGACCAGTTGGCCACGCTGCCAGGCCAGTTAAAGTTTGCGCATGTG ATATTTCGACACGGAGACCGAACGCCAGTGGACCCATATCCGACGGATCCCTGGAATAACATAAAGTTTTGGCCCACTGGTTGGGGCCAGTTAACCAAT CGGGGAAAGGAACAGCACTACGAGCTGGGCAAATGGCTGCGAAATCGATACCAATCATTGTTGAGCTCCAGATATACGAACGAGGACATCTTTGTTCAGTCCACTGACGTAGATCGTGCCTTGATGAGTGCGCAATCAGCTCTTTCTGGACTGTACGAGCCTCAAGGCAATGATATATGGAATCCCCGCATAGATTGGCAGCCTATACCTGTGCACACCATTCCCGAAAAGGACGATTCCATACTGGCCATGAAGGCGTCATGTCCAGCCTACGATTATGAGTTGGCCACGCAGGAGGCCTCATCAGAGTTCCAGGCTCTGAACGAACGATACCGCGAGCTTTTCTTCTACTTGAGTCAAAATAGCGGACGCCTCGTCAAGTCCTTTATAGAGGCTCAGTACTTGAATAACACGTTGTTTATTGAGAAACTTTACAACATGACACTGCCCGTGTGGACGGAAAAGGTCTATGGCAGAGCGGACCTCACCTACGTGTCAAATTTTGCCTTCTCAATTGGCACGTACACGCGCAGTCTGGCGAGATTAAAGGCGGGCCCCTTGCTAAAGGATATCTTCGAGCGGTTTGACAAAAAATTCAACAGTCAATTGACGCCTGATCGTTCGGTGTGGATCTACAGTGCCCATGACACAACGATTGCCAATATTTTGAATTCCCTGAAACTATTTGAGTTGCACAGTCCCCCGTACGCCGCATGCATTATGCTGGAGATGCGCGTGGATGATAGCAACACTCCGTTGGTGTCTGTGTTCTATAAGAACACCACTGCGGAGCCTCTGCCCCTGGACATACCCGGCTGTGGCTTGTCTTGCCCACTGAAAACTCTAGTCAATCTCTACCAAGACGTTCTTCCAAAGAACTGGGAGAGTGAATGCAAGCGTTCAACTATGATGATGACCTATGAGGAGGCGAACTTGGGTGCGGCGACAGCTATACTCATATTCATCATTACCGTTCTTCTGTGCGCCAGTTATGGCCTGATGATCTACTACCGTCGCCGTAATTACCGTCTGTATACATCGTACTCTCCAATGGCATAA